The genomic interval CAGCAGAACGTTATCAATAAATTCCAGCAGGATCAGCCCTTTTTGATCCAACGCCGTTATTTCAATATTCCGGCCAAATGTCCGAATCTCGATCGGAGGATTAATAAATCCGATGTCCCAGCGGGTGTACCTGCCCGGATATTCAAAGCTGCTGCAAAAGTAGGCACCCCGAACATCATTCAGCTCCGTAATGATTTTTTCACGATAGGACTTATCAACTTCTTCCGTTACGGAATGAATCAAAAGCCCTCCGCTGGTGTAATACGATTTGATTGAAGTATTCATATTGCTTAGCCTCCCCCAAGTTTGCTATAGAATACCGCTCTTTGCCATCCCTGGTAAAAGCGATGCGCCAAATCTATCCTTTGGATACCCGGTTAACATGGTACCTCGCTAATGCGTGGTCTCCGTTCGGCATCAAGTCTTCCGTGAATATAAAAAGCCCCTTATCCCTAGAAAGGGACAAGAGGCTATATCTCCTGCGGTACCACCCAAATTGGTATATTACTATACCCGCTCAATCATGTACAAACATACACGTCCTGATGATAACGGGTAGGATTCCCGACGACGCCTACTATCGATGATTTCGGGTCGTACTCATGAGGCCATTCGTCATAAACTTCCCTGCCGCAATCACACCAGCCTGCGACTCTCTGTAATTTTCCGTTCATGGTTACTATTCTCAATCTTCGCTTTAAAGCTATGCAGTTATTGTAAATCATTATATACAAATGCTTTTTATTTAGCAAGTGAATTCACGAAAATTATTTTGAAACATCCGGTTATGCCGGTCATATACATAGTATTAGATGATACCAGCTATCATTATTTCATTACTTAAGGAGTGAATAGCTTTGTGCGGAATTACAGGCTGGCTGGATTGGACGCAGGATCTGTCCGAATCCGGCCCTGTCATTGACAAAATGGTTGAAACCCTTACTCCCCGCGGTCCTGATGCTCGGGGAAAATGGCTTTATCCCGAAATTGCTTTGGGCCACAGCAGGCTGGCGGTTGTAGATATTGAAGGAGGAAAGCAACCCATGACCCGCTGGCGCGGCGGCTGGGCCTATACGATTACTTATAACGGAGAATTGTATAACACCGAAGAAATCCGCCAGGCTCTCTCAGTGAAAGGATATTCCTTCCAAGGGCATTCTGATACGGAAGTCCTGCTTCTGGCTTATCTGGAATGGGGCGTGGATTGCGTTCAGAAGCTCAATGGCATTTTCGCGTTTGGGATCTGGGACTGCCGGGAAAAATCTCTCTTTCTGGCCCGGGATAGAATGGGCGTTAAACCGCTGTTTTATTATCACAAATACCCGTCGTTCATTTTTGCTTCAGAAATGAAAGCGCTGCTTGCCCATCCGGATATCCCTGCGGTCATTGACCGTGAAGGCCTCGCCGAACTTTTTATGATTGCCCCGGCCAGGACTCCGGGTTTTGGTGTTATTAAAAACATTTGTGAACTAAAACCCGGATACGCCATGCTTGTTAAGTATGAGGGGATAAGACAGTGGCCGTACTGGCAGCTTGAGAACAAACCTCATACAGACGATATCCGAACAACGGTTGATCATGTTCGCGAGCTGGTCATCGATGCCATTTCCCGTCAGCTTGTCTCCGATGTTCCGCTCGGGACTTTATTGTCCGGAGGTCTGGATTCCAGTATCATAACGGCTATCGCTGCCAAGAAGTACCAGGCTGAAGGGAAAATCCTCCCCACGTTCTCTATTGACTACATTGCCAACGACAAATATTTTCAAGCAAATGACTATCAGCCTGATCCGGATGCTCCATGGGTGCGTAAAATGGCCAATTGCTTCAACACCGACCATCATAATCAGTTTCTGGATACTGCAGAACTGGTGGAAGCATTGACCGACGCTGCCGCAGCCAGAGACCTGCCTGGTATGGCCGATGTTGATTCTTCCCTGCTGCTGTTCAGCCGGAAAATCAAAGAGTCGGTGACGGTCGGACTTTCCGGGGAATGCGCAGATGAAGTTTTTGGCGGATATCCGTGGTTTCACCGGGATGATCTTAAAAATGCAGATACCTTTCCGTGGTCAACGGACCTTCAAACCCGCCTCCAGATCCTATCTCCGGAAATTCTCCAGATCATCGCACCTTTAGATTATGTAAGAGAGCGCTACCGGGAAGCCGTTTCAGAAGTTCCCGTTTCGGGGACCGCAAACGCCAAAGCAGATAACGATAAACGAATCAGTTACCTGACTTTGACCAGGTTCATGCCCACCTTGCTTGACCGCAAAGACAGAATGACGATGGCTTCCGGTCTGGAAGTCCGCGTGCCTTTCTGTGATCACCGGATTGTAGAATATGTCTGGAATATTCCTTGGGAAATGAAGTACTGGCAAAATCGTGAAAAAGGCCTTTTGCGAACCGCCCTGGAAGGCATCCTTCCTGAAGATGTTCTATGGCGGCGCAAAAGCCCTTACCCCAAAACCCACCATCCGCAATTCCTGGAAATGGTCACGAGTAGACTTCGTACCGTTCTGGAAGACTCTGCCTCACCGCTGTATGATTTGGTGAATAAAAAACAGCTTCTGGAGTTAATGGCCAATCCGTCATCCGATGCCAATCGACCATGGTTCGGTCAGCTGATGGACACACCCAGACTTTTTGCCTTTCTGCTGCAGATGGATTTCTGGTTCAAAAAATATAAGATCAGGATCATCTGATCTTTAGAGGAAATTATACAGGCGGTTACATCGAAGAGGCCAATAATGCCTAAAAGTAGCGCTTTTTCTATTCAGAATTCGCCAAGATTCGGATCCTGAATTCCCAACATGACGGCTTAAGAAGAAAGCTTATCACACTATCCTGCATCTCTTAAAATACTAACGTAACGTAATCCAATCGCGCCCAAGCGGAACAAGGATGTGGAGCGCGGCTGTTAGCGCCAGGAGGGCGCTATCTGCCGAAGAGCGGTTGGATTACGTTACGAAAACATGCATATCGTTATCTGAGCTGCAAATAATATCATCAAAAGAGAAACTGCCCCGCGGAGAGCATTTG from Dehalobacter sp. carries:
- the asnB gene encoding asparagine synthase (glutamine-hydrolyzing), whose amino-acid sequence is MCGITGWLDWTQDLSESGPVIDKMVETLTPRGPDARGKWLYPEIALGHSRLAVVDIEGGKQPMTRWRGGWAYTITYNGELYNTEEIRQALSVKGYSFQGHSDTEVLLLAYLEWGVDCVQKLNGIFAFGIWDCREKSLFLARDRMGVKPLFYYHKYPSFIFASEMKALLAHPDIPAVIDREGLAELFMIAPARTPGFGVIKNICELKPGYAMLVKYEGIRQWPYWQLENKPHTDDIRTTVDHVRELVIDAISRQLVSDVPLGTLLSGGLDSSIITAIAAKKYQAEGKILPTFSIDYIANDKYFQANDYQPDPDAPWVRKMANCFNTDHHNQFLDTAELVEALTDAAAARDLPGMADVDSSLLLFSRKIKESVTVGLSGECADEVFGGYPWFHRDDLKNADTFPWSTDLQTRLQILSPEILQIIAPLDYVRERYREAVSEVPVSGTANAKADNDKRISYLTLTRFMPTLLDRKDRMTMASGLEVRVPFCDHRIVEYVWNIPWEMKYWQNREKGLLRTALEGILPEDVLWRRKSPYPKTHHPQFLEMVTSRLRTVLEDSASPLYDLVNKKQLLELMANPSSDANRPWFGQLMDTPRLFAFLLQMDFWFKKYKIRII
- a CDS encoding anthranilate synthase component I (trpE(G); catalyzes the formation of anthranilate from chorismate and glutamine; contains both component I and II) encodes the protein MNTSIKSYYTSGGLLIHSVTEEVDKSYREKIITELNDVRGAYFCSSFEYPGRYTRWDIGFINPPIEIRTFGRNIEITALDQKGLILLEFIDNVLL